The following are encoded together in the Peromyscus leucopus breed LL Stock chromosome 1, UCI_PerLeu_2.1, whole genome shotgun sequence genome:
- the Siglecl1 gene encoding SIGLEC family-like protein 1: MGMPHLQLEPARLMSSFCAVEKTLRCSCSFHGVPTPSVQWWMNGAPVDVNSGHGQLQVTSTTLGSWDNSTLSLLKDPEMGTVLLCEGKNQHGTHGLSILLMSRRGPLAPQIFLKALLQGVVYAATAITLLFLCLLPFIVKLLRTKQAKKCAQTRVHQGSEAGTDQESSAKPKEPREFRTESPSGTQLSEKEDRA, encoded by the exons ATGGGGATGCCGCATCTACAGCTGG AACCTGCCAGACTGATGAGCTCCTTCTGTGCTGTGGAGAAGACATTGCGTTGCAGTTGTTCCTTTCATGGGGTCCCCACACCCTCTGTGCAGTGGTGGATGAATGGTGCTCCTGTGGACGTGAACAGTGGGCATGGCCAGCTCCAGGTGACTTCTACCACACTTGGTTCCTGGGACAACAGCACCCTCAGCCTGCTCAAGGACCCAGAAATGGGCACAGTCCTTCTTTGTGAGGGAAAGAACCAACACGGAACCCACGGTTTGAGCATCCTGCTGATGTCAA GAAGGGGCCCTTTGGCTCCCCAGATCTTCCTGAAAGCGCTGCTCCAGGGTGTTGTCTACGCAGCCACGGCAATCACACTacttttcctctgcctcctccccttcAT AGTGAAACTTCTCAGGACCAAGCAGGCAAAGAAGTGTGCACAGACGAGAGTCCATCAGGGCTCTGAGGCTGGAACAGACCAAGAATCCAGCGCGAAGCCCAAGGAGCCCAGGGAATTCAGAACTGAGTCGCCTTCTGGGACGCAGCTCTCA gaaaaggaagacagagcCTGA